The following nucleotide sequence is from Bos taurus isolate L1 Dominette 01449 registration number 42190680 breed Hereford chromosome 3, ARS-UCD2.0, whole genome shotgun sequence.
TGTTTCCCCCTTGGcaaatggaaaaaggaatggaaatAATCTTCACTGCCATCAGTAGCCACATACACAAGGatgttttctctttccttgtaTGTTGTCACCTTTTCTATCAAAAATTGTTGGCCAAAGTTATGGCCATACTTATCAATCACAAGTATTTTTTGTCTTCTATTTAGAAAGTCATATAAATGATTTATATTTGTTGCTAATTCTTTAAGCTTAGccttcatttccaaataaaaataccaAGATGTTAAATATAGCTGCtggaaaaagaggaaatgaaatgatAAGAGAAGATTCCTTGGCTCTCATATCCCTCCCTGCATTACTATCATCCTGGGTTAATGAACTAGAGATTTCTTTACCTGATCTACCCATTCCTTACCTGATCTACCCATTGAGATCACCTGcactatccaactatctcaactCATCACTTCCCTTTGCAAACTGAGACCTGATCATTGTGTGTTGAGAAGCCAATCTATAAATTACAAGCCCATGTGATTTTCTATCAAGACTTACTGGAGTCCATTCCAATATTGTTTTATAgtcattttttcacattttagaaaCTAATCATATTCAGTATATTAAGACTGTCATTTCTGCGAAAATTACTTTATACCACACTGCAATATTTAACACTACGGTTAGAATTGTTTACTgagatatttcttttatttccaggCTTGTGGGAAAATAACCATCTGTGTCATAGTTAGCTTAATTCTAAGCCAGAGCTGAGAACTAAAGCAAGTTCCGAACAGGAGTAAATTCCAGCACTCAAAAGATGAAACAGCATTGCCCATCAAGACTAACATCTTTGAAAAAGACAACAAACCTTGTATTGAATATGGATTaactgaaaaaggcaaaaaaaaatgtcaaaaccaTAGATCCTTACCAGAAAAGGACTCCAACAAATGCAGGAAACACACATTATACCCAGAAGCTGGATGACCATTTCAAAGTGATGAGACCTGCCTTGTCTGTGCTGTTGACTTCTAAATTTAACTTTCAAAAGTGAAATTCCTGTGATGGCATTGCAAACAAATGAAATACCCAGGGCTAGGAGCCccagaaaagcaaaaagtaaaagataaaacCTATCTTCCCAGTCTTTGATTTCATCTGTTTTGTAGAAACACCAGGTCCTTGAAGCTTGAATTTTATAGTCACGGTGCCCGAGGATGGGCAGCAAAGctacaaaaacagcaaaaaagcACACCCCACTCAACATCATTTTAACATGCTTGGTTGTAATTTTTGTAGAGTGAAATATTGGTTTGGTGACTCCAATGCATCGCTCTATGGCCATCAAACTGCCTAGAAAAAGTGGGCACAGACCAGAGAACACCATGCAGATACCAAAAATACTGCAAAGGATATTTGACTTGTCAAAGTAGATCCAGTCTTTATCAGAAGCATACACAAAGACTGCTATAGTTCCATTGATGAGGTGCCCAAAGAAATCTGTGATTACTAGAGCACTAGCCAAAAGCAAAAACGATGACTTATACTTCTGTCTAAATCTCTGGTATGCCTTCATGAGGATAGCAATGGCAAGGCTGTTCGATAAGATTCCCACTGTCATGAAGATTATTGAAAAAGATATTGAAAGGTCTTCTTCCAGTTGGCAAGTTGTATTTGAAAGGAGCTCAGATTCAGGAGACACTGGCTGTATAGAACTGTTCGTGGACATTGTTATGGAGATAAGAGCTGGCCACTCAAGTCATCTCCTTCTCAAGAGTTTAGGCTTGCAGTCCAGAGATCTGTAGCATAAAGACAGAGAAATCATGAGCTCTGGAAAACTGCTCATCTGGCACCCCAGCACCCTATGGTGGGAATCATATTTATCCAGCCTATCAGGAGCCAGATTGCATCATGCTGTGAACAGCACATATCTGCCTGGGGTTCCACATCTCATTTTCAAGGTAAAGAAGCTACCAGAACTGAGACCTTTTGGTTAACTTCTGTGTCTACTCTGCCAATGAGCACCTCCTAAATCTCCTCCTGACACTTCACTGTCACCCTAAAACTTCAGATTTACCAAGTCACTTAACAAGACTAGATTTAAAcccaaatgagtttttaaaagtatgataGTCTATTCTAATAACTAAGTGACCTTCTAaactttttgctttttcctctgaTGAACTTTGCCCCAAACGTGTAGATTATTCCTTTGGGAGCTATGTCTGTTTGTCACGCAGACAAAAATCATCTTCCCCAAATTTTGGAAGGGTGCAGGGTGGAGCCGCAAGCGCACTGACgctgcatgggcttctctgaATAAGTTCTGAATTTGAGCTAAAACTATGTGATTTAGCTCAAATAACAGCAAACCACACACATCAATGACCCATGGAAGGTTACCACCTGTGCAGAAATGCAGGTGGGTGACAGCCAGGGAGACGGACCGCCCTCACTGTGGGTAGTTCTGCCTAGATGCTGCTGATCTTACGCTACAGGTTCAGGGCAGCAATATCCAAGGCGAATTATTCATTTGTAGCTCTTTCCCtaaggcttccttggtagctcagacggtaaagggtctgcctgcagtgcaggagatccgggtttgaaccctgggttaggaagatcccctggagaagggtatggcaatccattccagtgttcttgcctggaaaatcacatggacggaggagcctggcgggcaacaccccacagggtcgcagagttggacacgactgacacacAGCTCTTTCCCTGGTGAGCTGAGGCCTGAGTCACAGACCCTCTATGCCCACCACCGCCGCCACCCCGCCCCGAGCTCTTTCGGCCGGCGTTTCCCCAACAGCTTTCCCGGAGGCTAGGAATTCCGAAGCCAGCCTTTCCTGGGACCGGCCCAAGAAGGGCCGCCCCGGTCTGCCCGCAGGGCGGCCGCCTCCTCCGAGTCTTACTCACAGCGCTACTTTCGCCCGCTGCTACCCCGACGCCCCCGGGCCTCTGCTTGCAACATCCTTCCCAAACCTCTTAACTGGCTGAAACTTTCTGCGATTGCTCAAACGCCAGAGGGCcggtctccctcccaccccgggGGCGCCAAAGACCTGAGCTGATCCGGATGTGGGAGTCGAAGGGTCCCGGGCAGGGAAACGAGGGGCGAAAGAGCATCTTTTCCTTTACCCGTTTCCCTCCTCTTAGACCCGTTCTCCCGGGTCCCAGCCGCGCACCTCAGAATCCGGACGGGTCGGTCTTTCCTCTGAGGCTGTATCCCCAGCTGGGGGCATCTGTTCCAAACTTGTTGGCCAGCGCAGGCTCAGGTGCCCTCGGGTGCGGCTGCCTGCTGCCGCCCCGGGCGTCCGAGAGTGGGGTGGCTAAACCTCAGTAGGCTTGAGCATCCGGAGACCAACGCGTGGGAATCTAGCCGCTAAAGGGGTGGTGACCTTGGCATCCCCGGCTGCGGGCAGGGCTCTAGGCGGAGCAGAAGGGCGCGCCAGCCCGTGGGCCATCCCGCGCCCTGCTCTGcttcgccgccgccgccgccgatgCCTCCTGAGCGCAGCGCTGCGCCCTCGCCACGGCTCCGGCCCGGATTCGCTCGCGCCGCGCGTCCTTCCGCGCGCTCGCGCAGCGCGGAACCTGCCTGGTGCGCTCGGCTGGCTGGATCCTTTAGCACCTAGCAGCGCTCGCCGCCTGGGCGGGGAGGAGGGCGCGGTTGACCTCCGCCCCTTCCTCTCCGCCCCTTTTGCCTTGAGCCTGACCGGGAGAAACTTCAGCACCGTGCTCAGATGCTACAGCCCCCCTCCTCAGCATCACTACGGCCCTCTTAGCTGCCCGAGCAATTAGggaaaagttttgttttaaactCATTCTCCAGCTAAAGGCGCCATCTCTACGGCTGTAAAATAACAATCAGGAGAGCCGAGGAAAGCGCGCAGACAGCAGTCGTGACAGCGTGTTGGAGCTGTCAGATTGTAGTTTGCCGACAGTTCATCCCAAATCCatcttaaaaagataaaaccaGGTACAAAGAAAGAGATGGTGCATTTGAGATGGTGGGCTTAGGGGCCGATATCCCCAAGAAGTGAAAAACATTCGGGCCACGTGTTGTCAATGGGAAGTCGCTGCCTTAGGATTCTCTGTCACTTACAGGACTGGACTGTTTCTAGCTTTCTAAAGAAGGTGAGAAGGGAAAGGGTGAGGCGTATTCTCGAAGGACGAATGCAGATAAAGCAAtaacattttaatgattttaaaagctCAATGGTGAGAGAATTTCTAGTGGTGTATTTACTCAAAGAAACGCTAATAAATTTGGCTGAAATAGTTTTATAATCAAGAAATATCCACTATTTCATTAAGAATTGTAATTCGAGTCATTTTAATATTGTAACCGCTTTTTGCTTATATTGTTTCGATCCGTACCTATTAACTCTCATTTTCATAGCTTATGGAAATGTATTACtgacttttgctttttttgtcaGTAAAATATTGCCACAACTTATGTGAAAAACCAATGCCTCATGGAAATAAACCCTCTTTTCTCTGTTCTAAAATCAGAAGAGGTCTCTAAACTCCTGGAAATTAAAAAGGATCATAAATGCTACAGTGAGATAAATAAATTAGCCATTAACTATAGAAAAGAATGATTGCAGTTTTTCTCTATGGtagacatagattttttttttaatgatatgatCATAACTTATAAAATAAACTATTACTCAGGTAGAGTCACTTGAAAATTCTGGTTAACCAAATATTCTAGTTAGTAGAGAAATAGTATATCTGAATGACCAGTGTCCAAAAAACAACTATGTAATAAACCACATGGAATATGTTAATCACACAGAGTACTATTCTATCCTTTAGTGATTAATATCACTTGATCACATTGGATACAATTATCTATTTCTTATGCCTCTCCCACTGAACTGCATATCTGCAAAGGTCTTAATTATCTCTCCATCCTCACCTAGGACTATCCTCCTGGTCACTTATTAACACTGCTTGAATTCATCAGTGGTACAAGCAACATTTCCAGGATTACACTTCAAGATCTTTAAAAGTCCCGATCTCTCACTGGCACATCTCACAAACAACAGCTACTTAATCTACTgggtaaaaaagagaaaattctcaTGAAAGCAATTTCAAGTCATAATGTTTATTATGTATATTCAAAACATTATTAATCTATTTTTCAAAGTGCTAGATAAAtcctattatttttaaagtatctactttggggggaaaaaaagtgtctACTTTGCATGTATTCTTGGAGTTCCATTTTTAGAATCCATTCCTTAATCAAGATACATTTCACCTGAATCTCAATAAAGGATTCTAAAGAACCTACATCTCTTCTCAAGATAGAATATATTAGTATCAGTAGAGAAGGTACTAACTAATATGGAAGAGTAAATAATTAACTAActactcttaaaagaaaaaaatacatatctgGCCTTATTACACCCAAATCTGACCCCTATTCAAAGTCCCAATGGCAGCCTCTGACTTTATATAAAGAAGTACTTACATAAAGACTTTATATAAAGAAGTACTTATACAAAGAAGTACTAGTTAGTAGAGAAATAGTATATCTGAATGACCAGTGtcacttcagtcacttcagtcatgtccgactctttgtgactctatggactatagcccaccaggctcctttgtgcatgggattctccaggcaagaatactggagtgggttgccccacccttctccagggcatcttccagaccaagggatggaacccgtgtctcctgcggctcctgcatggcaggcagattctttactgctgagccaccgggggagCCCGAGTATAAGGAAGAAGAGCTAGCAAATCAGCAGATagaaacaaacagatcaaaaaTTAGTTGGTGGGTGGAGGGGGTGAGAGATGGTGGGGGGGGAGGTGAGAAGGGGGGTAGCTGATAAAATTCTTCTGAAAAACAGTAGTTGGTATCATTACTGCTGAGAAGCAGACACACATAAAACTCTTAACTTACaccttcattcaacaaatttctTGAGCATCTACTTTGTGTCACACACTGTTTCTAAGAGGCAGAAACACAGCTGTGTGGACAAAGCATCCAAGCCCTTCCTCTAGTGTGGCTTTGAGGTAAAGGAGGGCACTTACTTTTGTGGAGCCTATGTCTGAAACCTTGATGTGATTTGGTGGCTTCCCTTTAATGGTGCCAAAGCTGATGTCAGCCTGTTGACAAGAGATTACATGACAGGTGTGTGCTTGGCAATCACCTTCATTCAGGATTGGATGCTGAACACTGTGCTCAGAGAAGTGTGCACATTATAATTAAAGTCAGAGAAACCGGGACTCAATGACACTGAGGATGAAGTAAAAACTCCATAAAAATTAACAGGAGTGttgaagatttttatagttttaataaaaCTGTCTAGGAAAACTTTTCTGGAATTTACCATTGACATTCATGCTAGAAACTATGTCCCAGTGTGgcagtaattaaaataataacttctttttaaaaaaaaattattatgtaaCTCTTTGAAACACCAAAAGTAACATATGTAATGCATTTGTAAGTCgtgaattataaaataaacaccCATGCACCTAGTATCTAATTTAAGGACTGTGTggatttcctagggctgctgttaCAAAGTACTACAGACTGGgtgcttaaaaaacagaaacgtTATCTTGCAGTCTGGAGTTTAGgaatccaaaatcaaggtgctggcatGGTTAGTTCCTCCTAGGGGCTGTGAGGGAGAATCTGTTTCATATCCCTGGCATGGCTTCTGATGATTTGCTGGCAGTCTTTATCATTCCTGGCTTTTAGATGCATCACTCCAATCCCCGCTTTCATCTTCACATGCCATTCTCTCTCTTTGTCCTCACATGGTCATCTTCTTATAagaccagtcatattggattgggatccaccctactccagtacgaCCTGATCCTAATCGATTACATCTGCAACAACCCTATTTCCTACTACAGTCACATTCTAAGACACTGGAGGTTTGGATTTCAACATATtttggggggtgtggggggaaaGAGTCATTCAATCCATTGCAAGACTATACAAGAACATTACTAACATTGTTACATCTATCTTCATGTTTCTGTCTCCATTTCATTCTTCTGTATCCTACCCCCGGAGATAACAGAGATAACCACTATCCTGAATTGTATGTTTGTCATCATTCTCTTGCATTGTATtattacataaatatgcatatgaaccaatgtattatttaattttccttGTCTTGTAACTTAACCTCCTGTaacttgtttttttaatacaagaTTTATAAGATTCACAGATATTGTTGTATGCGGTAGGAGTTATTCATTTACAAAATTCTGCAGTCACAAAAATTTGGATTTCCAAATTTTTCAAATATCATCCTGTTAATGGTTATTaggattatttccagttttatgtTCTTAGGAAATAATCTACTGtgaataattttgtatttatcaCTTTGTGTAGGAGTTTCTCTAGGACTTATACCTAGAGTGAAATCACTGGGTCACAGAGTTTGAGAATGTCCGACTTTCCAGGATAAGGCTGTGCCTAGGAGTTTTCCTTCATATTTGTGACAATACTTGGAATTGTCTATCTCTTTAATTATTACTAACCAGACAGTTGTAAAATAATATCACATTGGGGACCTAAATTATATTTCTCTTTGCATTcctgtctctttttctgtgaaataTCTGTTTATCTCTTTTGTCCAAATTTTCACTGGATTCGTTGTCtttttactgctgctaagtcgcttcagtcaagtccgactctgttcgaccccatagacggcagcccaccaggctcccccgtccccgggattctccaggcaagaacactggagtgggttgccatttccttctccaatgcatgaaactgaaaaaataaagtgaagtcgctcagtcgtgtccgactgctagcgaccccatggactgcagtccaccaggcccctccgtccatgggattttccaggtaagagtactggagtgggttgccattgccttttctgggtCTTTTTACTAATTCTTTATGTGTTCTAGATACTAATTCTCTATCAGTTGCAGAGAAAACATCTTTTTCCAAATCACAGCTTGCCTCTTCATTTTCCTTACTCTCCTTTCTTTGCTGTCATTGTTTTATACAGTGCTTAATTTAATGTGATCAAATTTCAAGATCTTAAACCTCATCTTTTATGCTGTACTTTAGCATTTTTTCTGTCACATTTTAAAAGCCTTTCCAGAACCTGGATTATAAGATATTCTACTATATATTTTCTAAACATTTCAACATTTGTGCCTtccacatttaagtctttaatcctaCAGATAATTATTTTTGAGTATTTGTGAAGTAGGAATCCAGGGAGTTCCTCAATACAGATAACCAATATTTGTGGTGCCATTGGTAAGTAACCCCACTATTATGGGTTGCACTGTGTCCTTTAAAATTCAcatattgaagtcctaacccccaacaCCTCAAAAAGTGACCTTATTTCTAGATAAGGCCTTTACAGAGGTAACCAGGTTAAAATGAGGCCATCGGGATGAGTCCCATTCAATCTGAGtggtgcccttataaaagagggagattcagagacagagacacatacagagagaACCCCACGTGAACGTGAAGATGGCGCAGTTACAATACCTGCCATGGAAAGAGGCCCTGAACAGGGTCTTCCCTCTCAGCCCTCAGAACAAATCAATGCTGCCAACAGCTTcatcttagacttccagcctccagagctgtgagacatTTCAGTTGTTTAAGTCACCCCATTTGTAATGGCAGCCCTAACAGATTTGTACATCCTCCCTTCCTCATGAATCTAACATTTATATCTCTCATAGACCAATATCCAATTCATGGGAAAATAATTATTCCTTGACAGACCTACCATACTCATTGGGTTCCACTGGACTCCGGTTCCCCTGGAAAGTACTATTTGGGGAGTGCTATTGTTACCCTTAGGATAAACTCTGAATTCTTTAAGGTGGTTTTCAAGACTTCTTAATCTATGTTCCTACTTCTGCCATGAGGTTTAACTCTCCTTCCTCAGC
It contains:
- the PTGFR gene encoding prostaglandin F2-alpha receptor isoform X1, with the translated sequence MSTNSSIQPVSPESELLSNTTCQLEEDLSISFSIIFMTVGILSNSLAIAILMKAYQRFRQKYKSSFLLLASALVITDFFGHLINGTIAVFVYASDKDWIYFDKSNILCSIFGICMVFSGLCPLFLGSLMAIERCIGVTKPIFHSTKITTKHVKMMLSGVCFFAVFVALLPILGHRDYKIQASRTWCFYKTDEIKDWEDRFYLLLFAFLGLLALGISFVCNAITGISLLKVKFRSQQHRQGRSHHFEMVIQLLGIMCVSCICWSPFLVTMASIGMNIQDFKDSCERTLFTLRMATWNQILDPWVYILLRKAVLRNLYVCTRRCCGVHVISLHVWELSSIKNSLKVAAISDLPVTEKVTQQTST
- the PTGFR gene encoding prostaglandin F2-alpha receptor (The RefSeq protein has 1 substitution compared to this genomic sequence) produces the protein MSTNSSIQPVSPESELLSNTTCQLEEDLSISFSIIFMTVGILSNSLAIAILMKAYQRFRQKYKSSFLLLASALVITDFFGHLINGTIAVFVYASDKDWIYFDKSNILCSIFGICMVFSGLCPLFLGSLMAIERCIGVTKPIFHSTKITTKHVKMMLSGVCFFAVFVALLPILGHRDYKIQASRTWCFYKTDEIKDWEDRFYLLLFAFLGLLALGISFVCNAITGISLLKVKFRSQQHRQGRSHHFEMVIQLLGIMCVSCICWSPFLVTMASIGMNIQDFKDSCERTLFTLRMATWNQILDPWVYILLRKAVLRNLYVCTRRCCGVHVISLHVWELSSIKDSLKVAAISDLPVTEKVTQQTST